A single Limanda limanda chromosome 19, fLimLim1.1, whole genome shotgun sequence DNA region contains:
- the LOC133025609 gene encoding zinc finger protein 287-like isoform X1 gives MSRLDALRRLVDQRLSAVTEDIFRCLSGTIRGYEHDVFRLKQEVERQRKLLETRGRPGDTPGDTPGDTPAGVLLVSTTEEEQPTRRRSFNLHIEQEGGASGPEDRYIKFTPSPDWLRESHLSNQIQSYREGAGPQPTEELPEAFTVKQEVDEGHVTLEEFNPQQEGFLLISTTEEEQQPRGRSSSLHIKEEGGGASGSEELTSSPDWLMGSYDDKGSSSSTQISSHRQREFLWSRSDLMRPEPGSPPPRHHRDSAVQSPAEDSGDAASEPDLQRPPEAPEDHRLLVCGSCGREFSSRRTLRKHVRQNTAEDQDQMICSLRRPRVPFQTPAKAFSCRVCGNCFYTRGILVRHAENHCKEPENRCGACGDCLGSTENLRDHLRSHKELGSTCDVCGKKCSSIRRMEIHKRVHTGEKPYRCRFCSRDFSRKESLERHLKIHTGDRPHRCGLCRRTFTRREYLVQHLKTGHPERAGPPAGPEWAEQISLML, from the exons ATGTCCCGGCTGGACGCGCTGCGGCGGCTGGTGGACCAGCGTCTCTCCGCGGTCACGGAGGACATCTTCCGGTGTCTGTCCGGGACGATCCGCGGGTACGAGCACGACGTGTTCCGGTTGAAGCAGGAGGTCGAGAGACAGCGGAAGCTGCTGGAGACCCGGGGACGACCGGGGGACACACCGGGGGACACACCGGGGGACACACCCGCAG GGGTTCTGCTGGTTtccaccacagaagaagagcagccgacgaggaggcggagcttcaaTCTGCACATTGAACAGGAGGGCGGGGCCTCAGGACCTGAAGACCGCTACATCAAGTTCACACCGAGTCCTGATTGGCTTAGGGAGAGTCATCTCTCCAATCAGATTCAGTCTTAccgggagggggcggggcctcaaCCTACTGAAGAGCTTCCTGAGGCTTTCactgtcaaacaggaagtggatgagGGTCACGTGACGCTGGAGGAGTTCAACCCCCAGCAGGAAG GTTTTCTGCTCATTTCCaccacagaggaagagcagcagccgAGGGGGCGGAGCTCCAGTCTGCACATcaaagaggaggggggtggagcTTCAGGTTCGGAGGAGCTCACATCGAgtcctgattggctgatgggAAGCTACGATGACAAGGGAAGTTCTTCGTCCACTCAGATCTCGTCCCACAGACAGAGGGAGTTTCTCTGGAGCCGGTCAGACCTCATGAGACCAGAACCCGGGAGTCCACCTCCACGCCATCACAGGGACTCTGCCGTCCAGTCGCCTGCTGAAGACAGCGGAGACGCTGCGTCTGAGCCGGACCTCCAGAGACCTCCGGAGGCTCCTGAGGACCACAGGCTGCTGGTCTGCGGCAGCTGTGGTCGAGAGTTCAGCTCCAGAAGAACTCTGAGGAAACACGTGAGACAGAACACGGCTGAGGACCAGGACCAGATGATCTGCAGCCTGCGCAGACCCAGGGTTCCCTTCCAGACTCCGGCCAAGGCCTTCAGCTGCCGGGTCTGTGGGAACTGCTTCTACACCCGGGGGATTCTGGTGCGGCACGCCGAGAACCACTGCAAGGAACCCGAGAACCGCTGTGGGGCCTGCGGGGACTGCCTGGGTTCCACGGAGAATCTCAGAGACCACCTGCGGTCCCACAAGGAGCTGGGCAGCACCTGCGACGTGTGTGGGAAGAAGTGCAGCTCCATCAGGAGGATGGAGATCCACAAGCGGGTCCACACCGGAGAGAAGCCGTACCGCTGCAGGTTCTGCAGCCGGGACTTCAGCAGGAAGGAGAGTCTGGAGAGACACCTGAAGATCCACACCGGGGACCGGCCGCACCGCTGTGGCCTCTGCAGGAGGACCTTCACCAGGAGGGAGTACCTGGTCCAGCACCTGAAGACCGGCCACCCGGAGAGAGCAGGTCCACCAGCAGGGCCCGAGTGGGCGGAGCAGATCAGCCTGATGCTGTGA
- the LOC133025609 gene encoding zinc finger protein 287-like isoform X2 codes for MSRLDALRRLVDQRLSAVTEDIFRCLSGTIRGYEHDVFRLKQEVERQRKLLETRGRPGDTPGDTPGDTPAGVLLVSTTEEEQPTRRRSFNLHIEQEGGASGPEDRYIKFTPSPDWLRESHLSNQIQSYREGAGPQPTEELPEAFTVKQEVDEGHVTLEEFNPQQEEEEQQPRGRSSSLHIKEEGGGASGSEELTSSPDWLMGSYDDKGSSSSTQISSHRQREFLWSRSDLMRPEPGSPPPRHHRDSAVQSPAEDSGDAASEPDLQRPPEAPEDHRLLVCGSCGREFSSRRTLRKHVRQNTAEDQDQMICSLRRPRVPFQTPAKAFSCRVCGNCFYTRGILVRHAENHCKEPENRCGACGDCLGSTENLRDHLRSHKELGSTCDVCGKKCSSIRRMEIHKRVHTGEKPYRCRFCSRDFSRKESLERHLKIHTGDRPHRCGLCRRTFTRREYLVQHLKTGHPERAGPPAGPEWAEQISLML; via the exons ATGTCCCGGCTGGACGCGCTGCGGCGGCTGGTGGACCAGCGTCTCTCCGCGGTCACGGAGGACATCTTCCGGTGTCTGTCCGGGACGATCCGCGGGTACGAGCACGACGTGTTCCGGTTGAAGCAGGAGGTCGAGAGACAGCGGAAGCTGCTGGAGACCCGGGGACGACCGGGGGACACACCGGGGGACACACCGGGGGACACACCCGCAG GGGTTCTGCTGGTTtccaccacagaagaagagcagccgacgaggaggcggagcttcaaTCTGCACATTGAACAGGAGGGCGGGGCCTCAGGACCTGAAGACCGCTACATCAAGTTCACACCGAGTCCTGATTGGCTTAGGGAGAGTCATCTCTCCAATCAGATTCAGTCTTAccgggagggggcggggcctcaaCCTACTGAAGAGCTTCCTGAGGCTTTCactgtcaaacaggaagtggatgagGGTCACGTGACGCTGGAGGAGTTCAACCCCCAGCAGGAAG aggaagagcagcagccgAGGGGGCGGAGCTCCAGTCTGCACATcaaagaggaggggggtggagcTTCAGGTTCGGAGGAGCTCACATCGAgtcctgattggctgatgggAAGCTACGATGACAAGGGAAGTTCTTCGTCCACTCAGATCTCGTCCCACAGACAGAGGGAGTTTCTCTGGAGCCGGTCAGACCTCATGAGACCAGAACCCGGGAGTCCACCTCCACGCCATCACAGGGACTCTGCCGTCCAGTCGCCTGCTGAAGACAGCGGAGACGCTGCGTCTGAGCCGGACCTCCAGAGACCTCCGGAGGCTCCTGAGGACCACAGGCTGCTGGTCTGCGGCAGCTGTGGTCGAGAGTTCAGCTCCAGAAGAACTCTGAGGAAACACGTGAGACAGAACACGGCTGAGGACCAGGACCAGATGATCTGCAGCCTGCGCAGACCCAGGGTTCCCTTCCAGACTCCGGCCAAGGCCTTCAGCTGCCGGGTCTGTGGGAACTGCTTCTACACCCGGGGGATTCTGGTGCGGCACGCCGAGAACCACTGCAAGGAACCCGAGAACCGCTGTGGGGCCTGCGGGGACTGCCTGGGTTCCACGGAGAATCTCAGAGACCACCTGCGGTCCCACAAGGAGCTGGGCAGCACCTGCGACGTGTGTGGGAAGAAGTGCAGCTCCATCAGGAGGATGGAGATCCACAAGCGGGTCCACACCGGAGAGAAGCCGTACCGCTGCAGGTTCTGCAGCCGGGACTTCAGCAGGAAGGAGAGTCTGGAGAGACACCTGAAGATCCACACCGGGGACCGGCCGCACCGCTGTGGCCTCTGCAGGAGGACCTTCACCAGGAGGGAGTACCTGGTCCAGCACCTGAAGACCGGCCACCCGGAGAGAGCAGGTCCACCAGCAGGGCCCGAGTGGGCGGAGCAGATCAGCCTGATGCTGTGA
- the LOC133025603 gene encoding gastrula zinc finger protein XlCGF57.1-like has product MSPFSPLRVSLQQRILSAAEHFLLQLEEAEEAARVPALRAMLTERLTAEIVAVLEETVAEWEERVERSQREVCRQRRLLEAVMKPEVRLTRADVQQLVLSRAEVPSEQWSPLVDQEDPEPPHIKEEQEEPWTKQEGEQLEEADIKFTLNPVAVKSEEDEETPQSSQLHQSQTEENRANCGEPEPEPEPEPSGPEGHLQPGPETEDSSETADSEGDWTEVREPQPVDDPRCNTEQKAFSCSECSKTFSRKDYLKTHFTVHTGEKPFSCSECGKRFTRKEHLKTHMKIHTGEKPFCCSECGKRFRIKGEMLTHMSVHTGEKPFSCSECGKIFRLKRQLQKHGTVHTGVKPFSCSECGKTFGQKEYLRSHMRIHTGEKPFTCSECGKQYHHQAGLQAHRRNHTGDKPFSCSECGKRFNHKSRLQIHERIHTRDQPFTCSECGQRFSYQANLVAHVRSHTGEKPFSCTECGQSFSRKDSLQIHARLHTGEKPFSCSVCNQRFSWIYQQKNHQCGDETSELHRSEGSREDCGGPGPAGNSGSERS; this is encoded by the exons ATGTCCCCCTTTTCGCCCCTGCGGGTGTCGCTCCAGCAGCGGATCCTCTCGGCCGCTGagcacttcctgctgcagctggaggaagcagaagaagcGGCTCGAGTCCCGgcgctgagagcgatgctcaccgagcggctaacGGCGGAGATCGTCGCTGTGTTGGAGGAAACCGTGGCGGAGTgggaggagcgagtggagcggtcCCAGCGGGAggtctgccgccagaggaggctgctggaggccgTGATGAAGCCCGAGGTCCGGCTAACAAGAGCAG acgtccagcagcTGGTGCTGAGTAGAGCTGAGGTTCCCTCtgagcagtggagccccctggtggaccaggaggacccagagcccccccacattaaagaggaacaggaggaaccgtggaccaagcaggagggagagcagctggaggaggcggacatcaagttcacattgaatcctgtcgctgtgaagagtgaagaagatgaggagacaCCTCAGTCgtcacagcttcatcagagtcagactgaggagaacagagcgaACTGTggagaaccagaaccagaaccagaaccagaaccctCAGGTCCTGAGGGacatttacaaccaggtcctgagaCTGAAGACTCCTCAGAGACTGCAGACAGTGAAGGTGATTGGACAGAGGTCAGGGAACCTCAGCCTGTAGATGATCCGCGATGCAACACAGAGCAGAAAGCattcagctgctctgagtgCAGTAAAACATTTAGTAGGAAGGATTATCTGAAGACACACTTTACAGTTCACACTGGAGAGAAACCtttcagctgctctgagtgtggtaagaGATTCACCAGAAAGGAACATCTGAAGACGCATATGAAAATACATACGGGAGAAAAACCCTTTTGTTGCtccgagtgtggtaaaagattcagGATCAAGGGAGAAATGCTGACTCACATGTCGGTGCACACAGGGGAGAAACCattcagttgctctgagtgtggtaaaataTTTAGGCTCAAGCGCCAACTGCAAAAACATGGGACAGTTCATACAGGAGTGAAAccctttagttgctctgagtgcgGTAAGACATTTGGTCAGAAGGAGTATCTGAGGTCCCACATGAGGATCCACACCGGAGAGAAACCCTTCACCTGCTCGGAGTGTGGGAAACAGTACCACCACCAGGCCGGTCTGCAGGCACACAGGAGGAACCACACCGGAGACAAACCCTTCAGCTGCTCCGAGTGCGGCAAACGATTCAACCACAAGAGCCGCCTGCAGATCCACGAGAGGATTCACACCCGGGATCAACCCTTCACCTGCTCCGAGTGCGGCCAGAGGTTCAGTTACCAGGCCAACCTGGTGGCTCATGTCAGAAGtcacacaggagagaaacccttCAGCTGCACGGAGTGTGGTCAGAGCTTCAGCCGGAAGGACAGTCTGCAGATCCACGCACGGCTTCACACCGGAGAGAAGCCGTTCAGCTGCAGCGTCTGCAACCAACGCTTCAGCTGGATCTACCAGCAGAAGAACCACCAGTGTGGAGATGAGACTTCAGAGCTTCACCGGAGTGAGGGGAGCAGAgaggactgtggaggaccaggaccagccGGGAACTCAGGCTCTGAACGGTCTTAA
- the LOC133025781 gene encoding zinc finger protein 723-like yields the protein MWFHLSGCTQITVKGEASVDSRHPHLNLDPGLNLGLNPGLNLGLNLVFYSISTLVCSPSSRPAGVAAGSERGVSVYLPLAVFVRSETRAVQTGGPEEDRRTGGQEEDQSTGAPEDMSPFSPLRVSLQQRILSAAEHFLLQLEEAEEAARVPALRAMLTERLTAEIVAVLEETVAEWEERVERSQREVCRQRRLLEAVMKPEVRLTRAELQPSLNLESDLNQPEPTDSDVSSPPPRFPSPPPRSPSPPPRSPSPESPSSAGVPSDSDPDSDWAEQPPPLRPQRKKKRGRPPLGVKNKRKRSTPSQSFQCLVCGRALLGKGFLLKHVLQVCAKDRQHRCGYCGERLDSAGELKSHLQRHRDTCRTCSYCGRSFQSILAQELHVRLHTGEKPFSCSACGKMFSQKGNLTSHLRVHAAEKPFQCPECGRAFCHLTSLDRHLQQHKAPAVHRCSVCAQEFRKPHGLRRHMMTQHQDAAHKPKRLRSSVPSYVCKVCGDTFGRKSFLLKHVETHLQEPACSCGLCGQRYESPASLAAHFHSHRDLSNTCDICGKCFPAHAALLMHMRIHTGEKPYACHLCRKSFNQSGNLKMHLKIHSGERAFSCSICGKGFTQKQTLDTHVRFHNKERRFLCQVCGKGFMQDVDLKRHLLIHTGEKPYACRLCGKSFQAKRSLNGHLKVHTAGGADHGPDPDQDQDQDQDPEPQGTDSCYSGLLQL from the exons ATGTGGTTCCACCTGAGTGGCTGCACTCAAATCACTGTCAAGGGAGAAGCTTCAGTGGACTCAAGACACCCCCACCTGAACCTGGACCCGGGTCTGAACCTGGGTCTGAACCCGGGTCTGAACCTGGGTCTGAACCTGG TATTCTACAGTATTAGCACTTTGGTTTGCTCGCCGTCTTCCCGTCCAGCAGGGGTCGCTGCTGGCTCTGAACGCGGTGTCTCTGTTTACCTTCCGCTGGCTGTCTTTGTCCGCTCGGAGACTCGAGCTGTGCAGACCGGAGGAccggaggaggacaggaggacaggaggacaggaggaggaccagAGCACCGGAGCACCGGAGGACATGTCCCCCTTTTCGCCCCTGCGGGTGTCGCTCCAGCAGCGGATCCTCTCGGCCGCTGagcacttcctgctgcagctggaggaagcagaagaagcGGCTCGAGTCCCGgcgctgagagcgatgctcaccgagcggctaacGGCGGAGATCGTCGCTGTGTTGGAGGAAACCGTGGCGGAGTgggaggagcgagtggagcggtcCCAGCGGGAggtctgccgccagaggaggctgctggaggccgTGATGAAGCCCGAGGTCCGGCTAACAAGAGCAG agctGCAGCCGTCCCTGAACCTGGAGTCAGACCTGAACCAGCCTGAGCCCACGGACAGTGATGTgtcctccccacccccccgcttCCCCTCGCCACCCCCCCGCTcgccctccccacccccccgctcccccTCGCCCGAGTCTCCGAGCAGCGCCGGCGTCCCCAGCGACAGTGACCCCGACAGCGACTGGGccgagcagcccccccccctcagacctcagaggaaaaagaagagaggcCGACCGCCGCTTGGCGTGAAAAACAAACGCAAGCGCTCGACGCCGTCTCAGTCGTTCCAGTGTCTGGTGTGTGGCCGGGCGCTGCTGGGGAAGGGCTTCCTGCTCAAACACGTGCTGCAGGTCTGCGCCAAAGACAGACAGCACCGCTGCGGCTACTGCGGCGAGCGTCTGGACTCGGCCGGCGAGCTGAAGTCTCACCTGCAGCGCCACCGGGACACGTGCAGAACCTGCTCCTACTGTGGGAGGAGCTTCCAGTCCATCCTGGCCCAGGAGCTGCACGTGCGCCTGCACACGGGAGAGAAGCCGTTCAGCTGCAGCGCCTGCGGCAAGATGTTCAGCCAGAAGGGAAACCTGACGAGTCACCTGCGCGTGCACGCCGCCGAGAAACCCTTCCAGTGTCCCGAGTGTGGGCGGGCCTTCTGTCACCTGACCTCGTTAGACCgccacctgcagcagcacaaggCCCCGGCGGTGCACCGCTGCAGCGTCTGCGCTCAGGAGTTCAGGAAGCCACACGGCCTGCGACGCCACATGATGACTCAGCATCAAGACGCCGCCCACAAACCAAAGAGACTCCGCAGCTCGGTCCCCTCCTACGTCTGCAAGGTGTGCGGTGACACGTTTGGCAGGAAGTCCTTCCTCCTGAAGCACGTGGAGACTCACCTGCAGGAGCCGGCGTGCAGCTGTGGACTCTGTGGTCAACGCTACGAGTCGCCCGCCAGCCTCGCCGCTCACTTCCACTCCCACCGCGACCTCAGCAACACCTGCGACATCTGTGGGAAGTGCTTCCCGGCCCACGCCGCGCTGCTGATGCACATGAGGATCCACACGGGAGAGAAGCCCTACGCCTGCCACCTGTGCAGGAAGTCCTTCAACCAGAGCGGCAACCTGAAGATGCACCTGAAGATCCACAGCGGCGAGCGGGCGTTCTCCTGCAGCATCTGTGGGAAGGGCTTCACCCAGAAGCAGACGCTGGACACGCACGTGCGCTTCCACAACAAGGAGAGGCGCTTCCTGTGCCAGGTCTGTGGGAAGGGCTTCATGCAGGACGTGGACCTGAAGAGACACCTGCTGATCCACACCGGGGAGAAGCCCTACGCCTGCAGGCTCTGTGGGAAGAGCTTCCAGGCCAAGCGCTCGCTCAACGGACACCTGAAGGTCcacacagcagggggcgctgacCACGGGCCGGACccggaccaggaccaggaccaggaccaggaccccgAGCCGCAGGGGACGGACAGCTGCTACTCAGGACTCCTCCAGCTGTAG